Proteins encoded together in one Polaribacter reichenbachii window:
- a CDS encoding purine-cytosine permease family protein, which translates to MSQVSIESDQIEEIAGGEFEREAVPKSKLKGWKNFIGMYAGEHAAGTEFMIGPLFLTAGVSAFDLIIGLLLGNFLAVLSWRFLTAEIAVKNRLTLYFQLEKICGKKLVTGYNLANGILFCFLAGSMITVSATAVGIPFDMPMPKLDDTLPNGMTWVIIVIVIGAVISIIAARGYDTVTKAANWMSPIIVLAFIACGIVALNQLGVDSFSDFWNIWGEGTEPFPGQTKFTFWHVVIWSWFANGAMHIGMSDLSVFRFAKEAKAGWTTAAGMYVGHYMAWIAAALLYAVYLKSPEALAFLNNGQAPPVAPGPMAYNAIGVFGIIAVVLAGWTTANPTIYRAGLAFQAILPKLSTAKVTILAGAIATIAGLFPAFAMKLLGFVALYGFILAPFGAIIVFEHFFHKKAGILKNYAETTNISFNKSVFFAWAISFSVFYFISIQFDVFLSFVTLPSWLLCGVLFLIFSKKYQK; encoded by the coding sequence ATGAGTCAAGTAAGTATAGAGTCAGACCAAATAGAAGAAATTGCTGGAGGTGAATTTGAAAGGGAAGCAGTTCCAAAATCTAAATTAAAAGGTTGGAAAAATTTTATTGGCATGTATGCTGGTGAACATGCTGCAGGAACCGAATTTATGATTGGGCCACTTTTTCTTACTGCTGGTGTAAGTGCTTTCGATTTAATTATTGGTTTATTATTAGGTAATTTCTTAGCAGTTTTAAGTTGGCGTTTTTTAACCGCAGAAATTGCAGTTAAAAACAGATTAACTTTATATTTTCAATTAGAAAAAATTTGTGGAAAAAAATTGGTAACCGGCTATAATTTAGCAAACGGAATTCTATTCTGTTTTTTAGCAGGTTCTATGATTACAGTTTCTGCAACAGCAGTTGGTATTCCTTTTGATATGCCTATGCCAAAGTTAGATGATACACTACCAAATGGAATGACTTGGGTTATTATCGTGATTGTAATTGGAGCTGTAATTTCAATAATTGCAGCACGTGGTTATGATACCGTAACAAAAGCAGCAAACTGGATGTCTCCAATTATTGTTTTGGCATTTATTGCTTGTGGTATTGTTGCTTTAAATCAGTTGGGTGTAGATAGTTTTTCTGATTTTTGGAATATTTGGGGTGAAGGAACAGAACCTTTTCCTGGGCAAACAAAATTTACCTTTTGGCATGTAGTTATTTGGTCTTGGTTTGCTAATGGTGCTATGCATATTGGAATGTCAGATTTATCGGTTTTTAGATTTGCAAAAGAAGCAAAAGCTGGTTGGACTACTGCAGCAGGTATGTATGTTGGCCATTATATGGCTTGGATTGCAGCAGCTCTTTTATATGCAGTTTACTTAAAATCTCCAGAAGCATTAGCATTTTTAAATAACGGACAAGCACCTCCAGTAGCTCCTGGGCCAATGGCATACAATGCAATTGGTGTTTTTGGAATTATTGCTGTAGTTTTAGCAGGTTGGACAACTGCAAACCCAACTATATACAGAGCTGGTTTAGCTTTTCAAGCAATTTTACCAAAATTATCAACAGCAAAAGTTACTATTTTAGCAGGTGCAATTGCAACAATTGCTGGTTTATTTCCTGCATTTGCGATGAAACTTTTAGGCTTTGTAGCATTATATGGATTTATATTAGCCCCTTTTGGAGCCATTATTGTCTTTGAACATTTCTTTCATAAGAAAGCCGGAATTCTTAAAAATTACGCAGAAACTACGAATATATCTTTTAACAAATCTGTGTTTTTTGCTTGGGCTATTAGTTTTAGTGTTTTTTACTTTATATCTATTCAGTTTGATGTTTTTTTATCCTTTGTAACGCTGCCATCTTGGTTGCTTTGTGGAGTTTTATTTTTAATTTTTAGTAAAAAATATCAAAAGTAA
- a CDS encoding GntR family transcriptional regulator: protein MFSFINIDENSRIPKYQQIVNVIIQNISNGNLVIDQRIPSINKFSEEFYLSRDTVEKAYNILKERNIISSIKGKGYYITRTKLISKINILFLVNKLSSYKLKIYNSFIDNIGTNAHTDLQIYHCDESLFLNLLNKSKSAYDYFVIMPHFKFDGGKHVSYTEGVIELLKKIPKEKLVILDNFKEGIEGGDIEVFQDFENDIYYALKEAYPKMKKYNNLILFYPTKTVYPYPKRILFGFRKFCFEYNIDFEFFEEVYEDMIIKKGDLFVTIEESDLVTLVKRTREENLVLGKDIGIISYNDTPLKELLGITVVSTDFKKMGEISARMILNKEKGHLKVPFNFIDRASL from the coding sequence ATGTTCAGTTTTATCAATATTGATGAAAATTCAAGAATACCAAAATACCAACAAATTGTAAATGTAATTATTCAAAATATTTCGAATGGGAATTTAGTTATAGATCAAAGAATACCCTCTATAAATAAATTTAGTGAAGAATTTTATTTATCTAGAGACACCGTAGAAAAAGCCTACAATATTTTAAAAGAAAGAAATATAATTTCTTCTATAAAAGGTAAAGGATATTACATTACTAGAACAAAATTAATTTCTAAGATTAACATTTTATTCTTAGTAAATAAGTTAAGTTCGTATAAATTAAAAATTTACAATTCTTTTATTGATAATATTGGAACTAATGCTCATACTGATCTTCAAATTTATCATTGTGATGAGTCTTTATTTTTAAATTTATTAAATAAAAGTAAATCTGCATACGATTACTTTGTAATTATGCCTCATTTTAAATTTGATGGAGGTAAACATGTTAGTTACACAGAAGGAGTTATAGAATTATTAAAAAAAATACCAAAAGAGAAATTAGTAATTTTAGATAACTTTAAAGAAGGTATAGAAGGTGGTGACATTGAGGTTTTTCAAGATTTTGAAAACGACATTTACTATGCTTTAAAAGAAGCCTATCCTAAAATGAAAAAATATAATAATCTTATTTTATTTTATCCAACTAAAACCGTTTATCCTTATCCGAAAAGAATCTTATTTGGGTTTAGAAAGTTTTGTTTTGAGTACAATATAGATTTTGAGTTTTTTGAAGAGGTTTACGAAGATATGATTATAAAAAAAGGGGATTTATTTGTAACTATTGAAGAATCTGATTTGGTAACCTTAGTAAAAAGAACTAGAGAAGAAAACTTAGTACTAGGTAAAGATATTGGTATAATTTCTTATAATGATACACCTCTAAAAGAGTTATTAGGTATAACAGTAGTATCGACTGATTTTAAGAAAATGGGCGAAATTTCTGCCAGGATGATTTTAAATAAAGAAAAAGGACATTTAAAAGTTCCTTTTAATTTTATTGATAGAGCTTCTTTATAA
- a CDS encoding alpha-hydroxy acid oxidase, translated as MDIKIDSRYPSIDDLRNKARKKIPKFAFEYLDGGCNEDVNLIRNTSELREVQLKPNYLKNHKGSSTKTTLFGIDYDAPFGIAPVGLQGLIWPNSPEILAKAAFEHNIPFILSTVTTTNIERAAELTEGKAWFQLYHPTEDSLRDDIINRAANAECPVLVILCDVPSFGFRPRDIRNGLAMPPKMNLSNILQAFGRPHWSLQTLKHGIPNFANLLPYMPKNLDLNQLGKFMDQTFSGRLNEEKIKPIRDMWKGKLVLKGVASHYDAEQAIRLGLDGIIVSNHGGRQLDAGESTIKPLTSIVKKYGDQIEVMMDSGIRSGVDVARALASGAKFTFMGRSFMYGVSALASKGGNHTISLLKTELQQVMEQVCCEKVSDFPNHLI; from the coding sequence ATGGATATAAAAATAGACAGTCGTTATCCATCTATTGATGATTTACGCAACAAAGCAAGAAAAAAAATACCAAAATTTGCTTTCGAATATTTAGATGGTGGTTGTAACGAAGATGTTAATTTAATTAGAAATACATCAGAATTAAGGGAAGTTCAATTAAAACCAAATTATTTAAAAAACCACAAAGGTTCATCTACCAAAACAACTTTATTTGGGATAGATTATGATGCGCCTTTTGGAATAGCACCAGTGGGTTTACAAGGATTAATTTGGCCAAACTCACCAGAGATTTTAGCAAAAGCAGCTTTTGAACACAATATACCTTTTATACTAAGTACGGTTACTACAACAAATATAGAGAGAGCTGCAGAATTAACAGAAGGTAAAGCTTGGTTTCAATTATATCATCCAACAGAAGATTCTTTAAGAGATGATATTATCAATAGAGCAGCTAATGCAGAATGCCCTGTTTTGGTTATTTTATGCGATGTTCCTAGTTTTGGATTTAGACCAAGGGATATCAGAAATGGTTTGGCAATGCCTCCAAAAATGAATCTTAGTAATATTTTACAAGCTTTTGGAAGACCCCATTGGAGTTTACAAACTTTAAAGCACGGTATACCAAACTTCGCAAATTTATTACCTTATATGCCTAAAAATTTAGACCTAAATCAATTAGGAAAATTTATGGATCAAACATTTTCTGGTAGATTAAATGAAGAAAAAATAAAGCCTATTCGTGATATGTGGAAAGGCAAACTTGTTTTAAAAGGTGTAGCTTCTCATTATGATGCAGAACAAGCTATTCGTTTAGGATTAGATGGAATTATCGTTTCAAATCATGGTGGTAGGCAATTAGATGCAGGAGAATCTACAATTAAACCTCTAACTTCTATTGTAAAAAAATATGGAGATCAAATAGAGGTGATGATGGATAGTGGAATACGTTCTGGAGTAGATGTAGCTAGAGCTTTAGCTTCTGGAGCCAAATTTACATTTATGGGTCGTTCTTTTATGTATGGTGTATCTGCATTAGCAAGTAAAGGAGGTAACCACACTATTTCTTTATTAAAAACAGAATTACAACAAGTTATGGAACAAGTCTGCTGTGAAAAAGTTTCAGATTTTCCAAATCATCTAATTTAA
- a CDS encoding FGGY-family carbohydrate kinase, whose protein sequence is MAQRVTAIFDIGKTNKKFFLFDKNYNEVYREYTSFKEIVDEDGYATENLEALQNWLKEVFYRLLNNKDYIIKAINFSTYGASLVHLDETGKVLTPLYNYTKEIDTHLVDSFYKKYGPELDLTRITGSPKSGLLNSGMQLYWLKKTKPEIFKKIKYSLHLPQYLSYVFTGIPISDYTSIGCHTSLWNYEKSDYHSWVYNEEIHKILPPLIATETSINMNYNGKRIKVGVGIHDSSSALIPYVRSVKKPFILVSTGTWSIALNPFSDAPLTTEETAAGCINYMRINGKPVKSSRLFLGNEYKLQVKELSKKFNVDIDYHKTVEFNYSTYLEIIKEFQYCFKWKSFSDKNMPTKTKYSYNTFEYAYHQLMIELVQLQVKSIKKIANTHDINRLYVDGGFTDNDLYIKLLSHNLREMKLRTTKASLGSALGAAIAISDTKLNSKFLRKNYALKKHVPFIIK, encoded by the coding sequence ATGGCGCAAAGAGTTACCGCAATTTTTGATATAGGTAAAACAAATAAAAAGTTTTTTCTTTTTGATAAAAATTATAATGAGGTTTACAGAGAGTACACTTCATTTAAAGAAATTGTGGATGAAGATGGTTATGCTACAGAAAATTTAGAAGCATTACAAAACTGGTTAAAAGAAGTTTTTTATCGGCTTTTAAATAACAAAGATTACATTATAAAAGCAATTAACTTTTCAACCTATGGGGCTAGTTTAGTTCATTTAGATGAAACAGGAAAAGTGTTAACACCTTTGTATAATTACACTAAAGAAATTGATACTCATTTAGTAGATTCTTTTTACAAGAAATATGGTCCTGAGTTAGATTTAACAAGAATCACAGGCTCACCAAAATCTGGTTTATTAAACTCAGGAATGCAATTATATTGGTTAAAAAAAACAAAACCAGAAATTTTTAAAAAAATCAAATACTCACTGCATTTACCTCAATATTTAAGTTACGTTTTTACAGGAATTCCAATTAGTGATTATACAAGTATTGGCTGTCATACATCCTTATGGAATTATGAAAAAAGTGACTACCACAGTTGGGTGTATAATGAGGAAATTCATAAAATTTTACCTCCTCTTATTGCTACAGAAACGAGTATTAATATGAATTATAATGGCAAAAGGATTAAAGTTGGGGTTGGTATACATGATAGTTCTTCAGCACTCATACCTTATGTAAGAAGTGTAAAAAAGCCTTTTATTTTAGTATCTACAGGAACTTGGAGTATTGCATTAAATCCGTTTTCAGATGCTCCTCTAACCACAGAAGAAACAGCAGCAGGATGTATCAATTACATGAGAATCAATGGAAAACCTGTAAAATCATCAAGATTATTTTTAGGTAACGAATACAAATTACAAGTAAAAGAATTGTCAAAAAAATTTAATGTAGATATAGATTATCATAAAACAGTCGAATTCAATTACAGTACTTATTTAGAAATTATCAAAGAATTTCAGTACTGTTTTAAATGGAAATCTTTTTCTGATAAGAATATGCCTACAAAAACGAAATATTCTTATAATACTTTTGAGTATGCTTATCATCAATTAATGATAGAATTAGTGCAGTTACAGGTTAAAAGTATTAAGAAAATTGCAAATACACATGATATAAATCGTTTATATGTAGATGGAGGTTTTACCGACAACGATCTATATATCAAATTATTATCTCATAATTTAAGAGAAATGAAATTAAGAACAACCAAAGCCTCTTTAGGTTCTGCATTAGGAGCTGCAATAGCCATTTCAGATACTAAATTAAATTCTAAATTTTTAAGAAAGAATTACGCATTAAAAAAGCATGTTCCCTTTATAATTAAATAA
- a CDS encoding bifunctional aldolase/short-chain dehydrogenase: MKTSTKKFKYVDYLWDQEKADALGDDQVALFLYRSNILGADLRITNYGGGNTSCKTIEKDPLTNDDVEVMWVKGSGGDIGTLNRAGIAGLYTSRLRDLKEVYQGLYDEDRMVGLFNHCIFDLDSKAPSIDTPLHGLLPFKHIDHLHPDALIAVAAAKDSEKITKEIWGDSMGWVPWQKPGFDLGLQLEKCLADNPGIRGIVLGSHGLFTWGDTSYESYINSLEVIEMASEYIEKKIKENGEVFGGQKVESLPATERKEKAAQLMPLLRGLCSSENRMIGHFSDTDVVLEYINSNDLERLAPMGTSCPDHFLRTKIQPLVLSLDKNEDLSDSEAIRKKLDPAFEKYRQEYVDYYNTCKKENSPAIRDANPVIIIYPGVGMFSFAKNKQTTRVANEFYINAINVMRGAEAISEYTSLPRQEAFNIEYWLLEEAKLQRMPKELPLSRKVAFVTGAGGGIGKAIADKLAAEGANIILTDINEESLILANKTYKRDVSGYAVCDVTSTDSIASAYKKAILEFGGVDIIVHSAGLAISKPLTDTTDKDWNILQNILVKGQFDLAKQSAAIMRKQGLGGNYIAIASKNGLVAGPNNVAYGTAKAAQQHMVRLLAAELAKDKIRVNTVNPDGVIVGSKIWEGAWAEGRAKANGITVEELPAFYAKRNLLNEIITPVDIANGVFSLVGILDKSTGNIINVDGGMANAFVR; the protein is encoded by the coding sequence ATGAAAACAAGTACAAAGAAATTCAAATACGTAGATTACTTGTGGGATCAAGAAAAAGCAGATGCATTAGGAGATGATCAAGTAGCATTATTTTTATACCGTTCTAACATTTTAGGAGCAGATTTAAGAATCACAAATTATGGTGGTGGCAACACAAGTTGTAAAACCATTGAAAAAGACCCATTAACAAATGACGATGTAGAGGTAATGTGGGTAAAAGGATCAGGAGGTGATATCGGAACTTTAAATAGAGCAGGAATTGCTGGACTCTATACAAGTAGATTACGAGACTTAAAAGAAGTATATCAAGGTTTATATGACGAAGATAGAATGGTTGGTTTGTTTAATCACTGTATTTTTGATTTAGACAGTAAAGCGCCTTCAATAGACACGCCCTTACATGGCTTATTACCTTTTAAACATATAGATCACCTACATCCAGATGCATTAATTGCGGTTGCTGCTGCAAAAGATAGCGAAAAAATCACAAAAGAAATTTGGGGAGATTCTATGGGGTGGGTTCCTTGGCAAAAACCAGGATTTGATTTAGGTTTACAATTAGAAAAGTGTTTAGCAGACAATCCCGGAATTAGAGGAATTGTTTTAGGTTCTCATGGATTATTTACCTGGGGTGATACTTCTTACGAGTCTTACATCAACAGTTTAGAAGTAATTGAAATGGCTTCTGAATATATTGAAAAGAAAATAAAAGAAAATGGTGAGGTTTTTGGCGGTCAAAAAGTAGAAAGTTTACCTGCTACAGAACGTAAAGAAAAAGCAGCACAATTAATGCCTTTATTAAGAGGTTTGTGTTCTTCAGAAAATAGAATGATTGGTCATTTTTCTGATACCGATGTTGTTTTAGAATATATTAATAGTAATGATTTAGAGCGTTTAGCACCAATGGGAACTTCATGTCCAGATCATTTCTTAAGAACTAAAATTCAACCTTTAGTATTGTCTTTAGATAAAAATGAAGATCTTTCTGATTCAGAAGCAATCCGTAAAAAATTAGATCCTGCTTTTGAAAAGTATAGACAAGAGTATGTAGATTATTACAATACTTGTAAAAAAGAGAATAGTCCTGCAATTCGTGATGCAAATCCTGTAATTATTATTTATCCAGGAGTAGGAATGTTTAGCTTTGCAAAAAACAAACAAACAACAAGAGTTGCAAATGAATTTTACATCAACGCAATCAATGTAATGCGTGGTGCAGAAGCTATATCTGAGTATACATCTTTACCAAGACAAGAAGCTTTTAATATAGAGTATTGGTTATTAGAAGAAGCAAAATTACAACGTATGCCAAAAGAACTACCATTGTCTAGAAAAGTAGCCTTTGTTACTGGAGCTGGTGGTGGAATTGGTAAAGCAATTGCAGATAAATTAGCAGCAGAAGGCGCTAATATTATATTAACAGATATTAATGAAGAAAGCTTAATTTTAGCAAATAAAACTTACAAAAGAGATGTTTCTGGTTATGCAGTTTGTGATGTTACTAGTACAGATTCTATTGCAAGTGCTTATAAAAAAGCAATTTTAGAGTTTGGTGGTGTAGACATAATTGTACACAGTGCAGGATTAGCCATTTCTAAGCCTTTAACTGATACTACTGATAAAGATTGGAATATCTTACAAAATATTTTAGTAAAAGGTCAATTCGATTTGGCAAAACAATCTGCAGCCATAATGCGTAAGCAAGGTCTTGGTGGTAATTATATTGCTATTGCAAGTAAAAACGGATTAGTTGCTGGTCCTAACAATGTTGCTTACGGAACAGCAAAAGCTGCACAACAACATATGGTTCGTCTATTAGCTGCAGAATTAGCAAAAGATAAAATTAGAGTAAATACAGTAAATCCAGATGGTGTTATTGTAGGAAGTAAAATTTGGGAAGGAGCTTGGGCAGAAGGCAGAGCAAAAGCCAATGGAATTACTGTAGAAGAATTACCAGCATTTTATGCAAAAAGAAATTTATTAAACGAAATTATAACACCAGTAGATATTGCAAATGGTGTATTTTCTCTTGTAGGAATTTTAGATAAATCCACAGGAAATATAATTAATGTAGATGGTGGAATGGCAAATGCATTTGTAAGATAA
- a CDS encoding sugar isomerase, producing MKVTKQHIEDENKKNISSQENGFKFLSDTLALKGHNVNAILSKLSEFQVAIPSWALGAGGTRFGRFSFYGEPSNLEQKLEDIGILHTLTQTAGAVSLHIPWDIPSDYRAIKQQADALKIKFDSVNSNTFQDQKNEKESYKYGSLSNISQAVRDQAIQHNLDVINIGNKLGSKSLTVWLADGSCFPGQNNFQTAFQNTQNSLKDIYKRLPEDWKMLIEYKPYEPNFYSTVIQDWGTSFMLANECGEKAFSLVDLGHHLPNSNIEQIVSILMLKGKLGGFHFNDSKYGDDDLTVGSIKPYALFLIFNELVYGIENNPQNPDLAWMIDASHNVKDPLEDLIQSLEAIQEAYAKALLVDQKALKTAQLENDVVKCQEILQGAFRTDVRPLLAAARLKTGGAINPLESYRNLKIRAGLITERGKNTVATGL from the coding sequence ATGAAAGTAACAAAACAACATATAGAAGATGAAAATAAGAAAAATATTTCTTCTCAAGAAAATGGTTTTAAGTTTTTATCTGATACATTAGCATTAAAAGGGCATAATGTAAATGCAATTTTATCTAAGTTATCAGAATTTCAAGTAGCAATTCCAAGTTGGGCTTTAGGTGCTGGAGGAACACGTTTTGGAAGATTCTCTTTTTACGGAGAACCATCAAACTTAGAACAAAAATTAGAAGATATAGGTATTTTACACACCTTAACACAAACTGCAGGTGCTGTTTCTTTACATATTCCATGGGATATTCCTTCAGATTATAGAGCTATAAAACAGCAAGCAGATGCGTTAAAAATTAAATTTGATTCTGTAAACTCAAATACCTTTCAAGATCAAAAAAACGAAAAAGAAAGCTATAAATATGGTTCATTAAGCAATATAAGTCAAGCAGTTAGAGACCAAGCTATTCAACATAATTTAGACGTAATTAATATCGGAAATAAACTAGGTTCTAAAAGTTTAACAGTTTGGTTGGCAGATGGGTCTTGTTTTCCAGGACAGAATAACTTTCAAACAGCTTTTCAAAATACTCAGAATAGTTTAAAAGATATTTATAAAAGATTGCCAGAAGACTGGAAAATGTTAATTGAATACAAGCCTTATGAGCCTAATTTTTATAGCACTGTAATTCAGGATTGGGGCACATCTTTTATGTTAGCAAATGAATGTGGAGAAAAAGCATTTTCTTTAGTAGATTTAGGACATCACTTACCAAACTCTAACATAGAGCAAATTGTATCTATTTTAATGTTAAAAGGTAAATTGGGTGGTTTTCACTTTAATGATAGCAAATATGGTGATGACGATTTAACAGTGGGTAGCATTAAACCTTATGCATTATTCTTGATTTTTAATGAGTTAGTTTACGGAATAGAAAATAATCCTCAAAATCCAGATTTAGCGTGGATGATAGATGCAAGTCATAATGTAAAAGATCCTCTAGAAGATTTAATACAATCTTTAGAAGCAATTCAAGAGGCCTATGCAAAAGCTTTATTGGTAGATCAAAAAGCATTAAAAACAGCACAATTAGAAAATGATGTAGTAAAATGTCAAGAAATTTTACAGGGAGCATTTAGAACAGATGTAAGACCATTATTAGCAGCTGCAAGATTAAAAACAGGTGGTGCAATAAATCCATTAGAAAGTTATAGAAATTTAAAAATAAGAGCAGGTTTAATTACAGAAAGAGGAAAAAATACAGTAGCAACTGGTTTATAA
- a CDS encoding class II aldolase/adducin family protein — protein sequence MVKKVNLIHPRNQITTIIDRIYKRGMTTTSGGNISIIDNNGDIWVTPSAIDKGSLRASDIICVKKNGTIIGKHKPSSEFPFHKAIYEARPDIKSVIHAHPPALVSFSIVRQIPNTNIISQAKHICGPIGYAKYRLPGSNDLGTVIADEFNKGYKAVIMENHGVVLGGSDLTDAYERFEALEFCASTILYGTQIGTPKYLTDKQINEFEAQATGVLPEMDSTEYQSDEVEKRREICKIVQRACQQGLMIGSYGTVSMRWKNNNFLITPTAVNRWNLDLDDIVQIKDGKREAKKTPSRATWIHQEIYNRNPNVNSIIMTQSPYLMAFGVTGKYLNVRTIPESWIFLQDINVVKYGNHFRKNNNSEMVENCSTALIIENDSVIITGDKLLQTFDYLEVAEFSAKSIVLGNSLGNMVPINDDQVEDLRKKFLS from the coding sequence ATGGTAAAAAAAGTAAATTTAATCCATCCTAGAAATCAAATCACAACAATTATAGATCGTATTTATAAAAGAGGAATGACCACTACTTCTGGGGGTAATATTTCAATTATAGATAATAATGGAGATATTTGGGTTACACCATCTGCTATAGATAAAGGTTCTTTAAGAGCATCAGATATTATTTGTGTAAAAAAAAACGGCACAATAATAGGCAAGCATAAACCATCTTCAGAATTTCCTTTTCATAAAGCAATTTATGAGGCAAGACCAGATATAAAATCTGTAATTCATGCGCATCCTCCTGCCTTAGTATCTTTTAGTATTGTACGTCAAATACCAAACACAAATATTATTTCGCAAGCTAAACACATTTGTGGACCAATTGGGTATGCAAAATACAGGTTACCAGGAAGTAATGATTTAGGAACTGTAATTGCAGATGAGTTTAATAAAGGTTATAAAGCCGTTATTATGGAAAACCATGGTGTTGTGCTGGGAGGAAGCGATTTAACGGATGCTTACGAACGCTTTGAAGCTTTAGAATTTTGTGCAAGTACTATTTTATACGGAACCCAAATAGGAACTCCTAAATATTTAACAGATAAACAAATCAATGAGTTCGAAGCGCAAGCGACTGGTGTATTACCAGAAATGGATTCTACAGAATATCAATCGGATGAAGTAGAAAAACGTCGAGAAATTTGTAAGATTGTCCAACGAGCTTGTCAGCAAGGTTTAATGATAGGTTCTTACGGAACAGTCTCTATGCGCTGGAAAAATAATAACTTTCTAATTACTCCTACAGCTGTAAATCGATGGAATTTAGATTTAGATGATATCGTTCAAATTAAAGATGGCAAAAGAGAAGCAAAAAAAACACCAAGCAGAGCCACATGGATTCACCAAGAAATTTATAATAGAAATCCAAATGTAAACTCTATTATCATGACACAGTCACCATATTTAATGGCGTTTGGTGTAACTGGCAAATACCTAAATGTGAGAACAATTCCTGAAAGTTGGATCTTTTTACAAGATATAAATGTCGTAAAATATGGAAATCATTTTAGAAAAAACAACAATTCAGAAATGGTTGAGAACTGCTCAACAGCTTTGATTATTGAAAATGATTCTGTTATTATTACAGGAGACAAATTATTACAAACTTTCGATTATTTAGAAGTGGCAGAGTTTAGTGCTAAATCTATTGTTTTAGGAAATTCACTTGGAAATATGGTTCCTATAAACGATGATCAAGTAGAAGATTTAAGAAAAAAATTTTTATCTTAA